From Polyodon spathula isolate WHYD16114869_AA chromosome 26, ASM1765450v1, whole genome shotgun sequence, one genomic window encodes:
- the LOC121300591 gene encoding small integral membrane protein 10-like protein 2A isoform X1, with the protein MAGLSDLVVRFSGSAGRSYGLFSKGLSRTLLIFFDLAWRLRIKFPYLYLVASMILNVRLQFRYWLLIYLVKLNQNENAKGPWAHLYSHTTHSTEE; encoded by the exons ATGGCGGGCCTGTCAGATTTGGTGGTCAGGTTTTCAGGATCTGCCGGCAGATCTTACGGGCTGTTTTCCAAAGGGCTCTCAAGAACTTTGCTGATTTTTTTCGACCTGGCCTGGAGGCTAAGAATCAAATTTCCTTATCTCTACCTCGTTGCTTCCATGATCTTGAATGTGCGACTACAG ttccgcTATTGGCTATTAATTTACCTCGTGAAATTGAATCAGAATGAGAATGCCAAAGGACCTTGGGCACACCTCTATTCTCACACAACCCACAGCACAGAGGAGTGA
- the LOC121300591 gene encoding small integral membrane protein 10-like protein 2A isoform X2, whose protein sequence is MAGLSDLVVRFSGSAGRSYGLFSKGLSRTLLIFFDLAWRLRIKFPYLYLVASMILNVRLQVHIEIH, encoded by the exons ATGGCGGGCCTGTCAGATTTGGTGGTCAGGTTTTCAGGATCTGCCGGCAGATCTTACGGGCTGTTTTCCAAAGGGCTCTCAAGAACTTTGCTGATTTTTTTCGACCTGGCCTGGAGGCTAAGAATCAAATTTCCTTATCTCTACCTCGTTGCTTCCATGATCTTGAATGTGCGACTACAG GTCCACATTgaaattcattaa